CTATTGCGGAAGACGGAACTCACGAACACTTAATCAGTCAGAAGGGTATGTATGCAAATCTATGGAGCAAGCAAAGCTCTTGGTATAGGGACAGTGATGACTATGAAGGATAAATACACACCGCTGGTGATTGTGTTAAGAGTGTACAAACAAACCTTAAAGGCTGCTCCCTGGTCAGGGATTTTGTCTCCGCTGTATTATTTGCTTGAGAGCATTTTTCCTGTGTTTATAACTATTATATCAGCCAGACTTTTTAATGGAATTTACGCTTACTCCCAAGGCAGAACGGAGGCGGAGCCTCTTTTTTTCTACGGGGGAGCTCTGCTGGCAGGCTATGTAGTGAAGCAGATCCTTCAGTTTATATCTAATATCACAATCAATGCCGGAGTTTATGAACGGTGCACGGATTATCACAAACAGGCCATTGCTCATAAGAGTTCCCGGTTACCGCTAATCCTGTATGAGGACTCCGAGACTATGAACATCAAAGCTAGAGCTACGGACTGTGTAAACCGTGAAATTTTAAGTCAAATTTATATGTCATCTGCGGTATTTGCTACAAGCGCTATCAGTATTATTTCATTGGTGTCTGTGCTGGCCAGCTACAATCTGCTGTTTATTCTGTTGTCTTTGTTGACAGTCATCCCCTACTTTATCGCTAGAAGGCTGCGTGGTAAGGATTTCTATGCACTAAAGAAGAGACAAACCACACGAGTCCGCTATAGGGATTACTTGTGGGAAATGTTCAATGATAAGACAGCAGTGAAAGAAATGCGAACCATGGGGTTCGACCAGTACTTAAGAGAGCGATTTAAAGAAACGAGAGTTGAGATCGATAAGGAGTTATGGGAATTCAGTAAAAAGGATGCCTTATCTTTGCTATTCTGCGATACGATTCGTGTCATTGGTTATACGGCGAGTGTTGTTCTCGCACTGGTCCTAACCATATCAGGTAAGATTAACATAGGCTTGTTCGGAGCAAGCATTGGGGCTTTCTTATCTGTGCAGAATGAAACGAAGAAGTTCTTAA
This region of Paenibacillus sp. FSL K6-1096 genomic DNA includes:
- a CDS encoding ABC transporter ATP-binding protein, whose protein sequence is MQIYGASKALGIGTVMTMKDKYTPLVIVLRVYKQTLKAAPWSGILSPLYYLLESIFPVFITIISARLFNGIYAYSQGRTEAEPLFFYGGALLAGYVVKQILQFISNITINAGVYERCTDYHKQAIAHKSSRLPLILYEDSETMNIKARATDCVNREILSQIYMSSAVFATSAISIISLVSVLASYNLLFILLSLLTVIPYFIARRLRGKDFYALKKRQTTRVRYRDYLWEMFNDKTAVKEMRTMGFDQYLRERFKETRVEIDKELWEFSKKDALSLLFCDTIRVIGYTASVVLALVLTISGKINIGLFGASIGAFLSVQNETKKFLMDLGSLPEKIAFAKDYYTFLDLTEEQKGSVQKKGLSNSIRLEQLEFTYPNAAAKMIKGINLEIHKGEKIAVIGENGSGKTTLSKLILGLYPVQHGTVTYDGEALTGLDQEALFQMISIIPQDFMRYSLTLRENICISDLGRTNVDRDILDVLAMVDLDIDPAGLDRTLGREFDGLELSGGQWQKLSIARGLFKKSEIIVMDEPTSALDPLIENQILMNFLTVAQGKTAIIVSHRTGLCRHVDRIVVMKAGEIVEVGSHSELIQRDGEYTRLYTTQEQWYV